One Capsicum annuum cultivar UCD-10X-F1 chromosome 2, UCD10Xv1.1, whole genome shotgun sequence genomic window carries:
- the LOC107861249 gene encoding protein DESIGUAL 3 → MAKNIGILVCLLLVILDVAAGILGIQAEVEQNKVQELKVWIFECRDPSYEAFKLGLAATVLLVLAQVISNLLAGCICIQSKEELDKASSNKQLAFASFVFQWIIMGIAFTLLVAGTLSNGKARKSCGISHHRFLSIGGILCFIHGLFSVSYYISATATIQEDKKLNQPGSHA, encoded by the exons ATGGCTAAGAACATTGGCATTCTTGTTTGCCTTCTTCTTGTGATTTTAGATGTTGCGGCTGGTATACTAGGAATTCAAGCTGAGGTAGAACAAAATAAG GTTCAAGAATTGAAGGTGTGGATTTTTGAATGTAGAGATCCAAGCTATGAAGCTTTTAAGCTAGGATTGGCTGCAACAGTACTTTTGGTTCTGGCACAAGTTATTTCTAATCTGCTTGCTGGTTGTATTTGCATCCAGTCTAAGGAAGAGCTGGATAAGGCCTCTTCTAACAAGCAACTTGCTTTTGCTTCCTTTGTATTCCAATG GATTATAATGGGCATTGCATTCACATTGCTGGTAGCTGGAACATTGTCAAATGGGAAGGCAAGAAAATCTTGTGGCATATCGCACCATCGTTTCTTGTCGATAGGAGGGATATTGTGCTTTATCCATGGACTTTTCTCAGTTTCTTACTACATCTCTGCCACTGCCACCATCCAAGAAGATAAGAAACTGAATCAACCTGGAAGCCATGCATGA
- the LOC107859535 gene encoding oxygen-evolving enhancer protein 3-2, chloroplastic translates to MAHAMASMGGLIGSSQTVLDGSLQISGSRLSTVSTSRIALSRPAGLSVRAQQGSVDAETSRRAVIGLVAAGLAGTFAKAAFAEAKPIKIGGPPPPSGGLPGTLNSDEPRDFSLPLKNRFYIQPLTPAEAVQRVKDSAKEIVGVKDFIDKKAWPYVQNDLRLRAEYLRYDLKTVISAKPKDQKGKLQDLTGKLFKTISDLDHAAKTKNSTEAEMYYAATVSTLNDVLANLG, encoded by the exons ATGGCACATGCTATGGCTTCTATGGGTGGTCTAATTGGTTCTTCACAAACTGTCTTGGATGGTAGCCTCCAGATCAGTGGCTCACGCTTGAGCACTGTCAGCACCAGCAGAATTGCCTTGTCTAGACCAGCTGGACTCAGTGTCAGAGCCCAACAAGGGTCTGTTGACGCCGAAACTAGCCGTAGAGCCGTTATCGGTCTTGTTGCTGCTGGCCTTGCTGGAACCTTTGCTAAAGCAGCTTTTGCTGAAGCTAAACCAATCAAGATTGGAGGCCCTCCTCCTCCCTCCGGTGGATTGC CTGGTACTTTGAACTCAGATGAGCCAAGGGATTTTAGTTTGCCATTGAAGAATAGGTTTTACATTCAACCATTGACTCCAGCTGAGGCAGTCCAAAGAGTTAAGGATTCAGCCAAGGAGATTGTTGGTGTCAAGGATTTCATCGACAAAAAGGCCTGGCCTTATGTTCAGAATGACCTTCGTCTCAGAGCAGAATACCTTCGCTATGACCTTAAGACTGTCATCTCTGCTAAGCCAAAGGACCAGAAGGGAAAACTCCAGGACCTGACTGGAAAGCTCTTTAAGACCATTAGTGAT CTGGACCATGCAGCAAAGACCAAGAACAGCACTGAAGCAGAGATGTACTATGCTGCTACCGTATCTACCTTAAATGATGTTTTGGCGAACCTTGGCTAG